TTTTTCATTCGAGGCATCGAGGTGGGCGTTGCTGGAATCATCGTTGGCGTCATCATGCTTCGATTTGGCATTTTCGCCACGCTAATCTGGCATTACTCAGTAGATGCGCTGTACACGGCCTTTCTTCTGCTGCGCTCTCCAAACAACTACTTGCGAGTCTCGGGCGGGCTGACGGCCGGCATTATGCTGATTCCGCTGATGGTCGCCTTGATCGCTTACTTGAGGAGCGGAACGTTCTCTGATGAATCTGGCCTCAGCAATGAGAGCGTTGGAATCAGGCGCGCCCCAAAGGGAGAACTGGTCGAGGAAACCGAGGGATCCGTAAGCTATCAGCCTTTCAAGAGGCCGCGCATTCTTGCAGCCGGGCTGCTGTTTGTGGTCCTTGTGGGGGCAGCTTTCATCCCGGCTTATCGATTTGGCCGGGATATTACGCTCCATTTCGCGCGGTCTGCTGCAAAGCACTCGGCCACCGCATATCTGGCTGGGAAGGGTACAAAGGTGGAGGAATATCACCAGGCAGCCTGGCTTGTTGAAAATGTTGACCCACTCACGCTGCGGTATTTCCTGGAACACCTCTCTGTCAAGGATTCCGAGCAACTTTATAGACGCTCAACCCGCCTGGTGCTCTGGGATGTCCGCTTCTTCAAGCCGATGCAGAAGGAGGAATACGAGGTTTTTGTCGATCCCGCCGACAACCGGGTATTTGGTGACCGGCACAGTCTGGACGAGAACGCGCCGGGCGCAACACCGTCCCCCGATGCAGCCCGCTCGCTGGCAGAAAATTTCCTGCGGCAAAAAGGATATCGTCTCTCAGACTTCGAGCTGCAAAACTCTGAATCGAAAAAGCGCGAGGCGCGGGAAGACTACACGCTCACCTGGCAGGTGAAGCCTGACAATCCGCTCAATGTGGGAGAGGCGCATTTTCGGATTGCCGTCGATCTTGCGGGAGACCAGGTGGTTGGCACTTCCCGGTATTTCAAGCTGCCGGAAGAATGGATTCGGCAGCGCGAGGCATCGCGGCTGGGAAATTCCATTTTGCTCGGGCTTGAAAGCCTCCTTGGGGTCGCTCTGTTCGCGTTGGTGATCATGTTTTTTGTGAATCAGGTGCGCGCGGGAAAAATCCCGTGGCGCCGCTCATTATGGGTAGGATTGGCGCTGGCAGGATTGACGGTTATCGGTGAACTAAACGCTATTCCGCTCATGTATGAGCAGTACAGAACATCAATTTCCCTGAGCAATTTCTGGATCACGGTCGCGGTCGGATTGGCGGTGAGTCCGCTGCTCATGGGACTGGTGATCTGGCTTGCCGTGGCGCTGGCGACCAGCTTCTATCCGGCTTCCTGGTCGATTTTCAGAGGCGCAGCGCGGCGAGTGTGGCGGCGCGACGCGGTGATCGCTCTGGCGCTCAGCCTTGCCGCAGCAGTGGGGGTTTCACGGGCGAATACATTGATCTCCGACCGCTTTCACGCCTTTGCCCCGGTTTCCTTCGGCCTCTTCGCCGGGCGGATGGATGTGTCACTCCCGGTGATTTCGGTGGTGCTGCACGCGATTATTTACACCGTGCTGGGCGCTGCGTTGGCGGGGATTCTGATTTATCTGGCCCGCTCAGGATGGTCGCGGCGGGCCTGGTGGATTTGGCCGGTCGCGTTGCTGGTGCTTGTCAGCCTGGGTCCCTCGGGCGCGCATTCCCTCCGGGAGTACGTGGCCGGATGGGCAATGGCCTTTATCCCCCTGCTTGGGGCGGTGGCGATTGCAGGCTGGTTTTGCCGGATGAACATTCTGGCGTATATCGCGGCGATTTTCTGCATTCAAGTTGCCGCGCCACTCGTGCAATTGCTGTCGCAGCCTTCGCTATTTTTCCGTTGGAATGGAGTTGCAGGTCTGGTGGTCAGTTTGCTGGTCCTGGCATGGATGCTCGCCGTGGGGAGTCGAGCTACGCAACCTGAAAAGTTGACCGCCGGCTGATCTCAATACAAACAGCCGTTCCCCGGAAGCGCGCAATTCTTCAGAAAACGTCTTTGGACTCCAGCATCTGGCCCTGGCCAGATTTCCAGAGCGCGTATTGCAGATGGAACTGGGCGTTCATTGAAGCGGCGCCGACCTCTCCGCGGGTGTTCATGGCGATGACCGCGCAGGCCGCCTCTTTGTTTCTGGACTCTGCTTTGACCATGTCCCGAAGCAGGTCCTCGCAGGCCTCCTGCGGAGACGCGCCGCGTCCCATCATCTGTACAATCGAGACGCTGGTGCAGTAATTGCTCATCAGGTCGCCATCACCGGTGGCAGAAGCTCCACCGGCGCGGTCGTCGGCGTAATATCCACAGCCCACAAGGGGAGAGTCGGCGACGCGGCCGGGAATTTTCCATGCCAGTCCGGAAGTGGAACATCCGGCCACGAGGTGGCCCTTGCCGTCCGTCGCCACCACGCCAATCGTGTCATGATGTTCAGGATTCAGCCAGAAGGTCTGGTGGTGAGGATCGGCTTTCCACTCCATCCACGCCTTGAGGCTGTTTGGCGTCAGCAATTGTTCAGGGTGGTAACCCATGTTCCGGGCAAACTCCTGGAGGCCGATTCCGCCAATGGTCGTATGGCTGGTTTTTTCGAGGACCAGGCGGGCCACTGAGATCGGGGTCTTGACCCCTCGCAAGCCACAGACGGCGCCCGCGCGGTGACGGGTACCGTCCATAATGCCAGCGTCCAGCTCCACAATACCCTCGGCGTTGGGCAGACCGCCATAACCAACGCTCGTCACCTCCGGGTCCTCTTCGGGAATATTAATCCCCTTTTCGATGGCGTCCAGCAGGCTCCCGCCCTGGTGGAAGACTTCGGCCGCGCGATTCACCGCCGGCAGCCCGTGTTTCCAGGTTGCAAGAAAGACGGGTTCTCCACTATCCGGCTCGGCCGCTTGCGCCGGAACCCCGGCCAGGGCCCCGGCTGCTGCGATGGATTTCATAAAGTCCCTGCGATTAACGTTGTCCATAATCTCTCCTTAAGAATTCCGAGATCCGTTGTTGCGCACTTTGCCTGCGGAGAATTTGCCCCATCCGCCGCCGCCGGGAGTTTCAATCTTCAGGACACTTCCGGGAGGAGCGGTAATCACTGTTTTTGAGGGCAGTCGGCGTGTCGTGCCCTTCGCCGCCAGCGTGTTCTTTCCAGGTTTTCCCGGTTGTCCGCCGGCCAGTCCGTAGGGTGGAAACCGGCGGCGATCGGACAGGATACTGCACCGGACTTCCGTAAGAAATTCGATTTCGCGAATGATGCCGTCGCCTCCGTAGAATTTTCCGTGGCCGCCCGAGCCATGCCGAAGCGAGGTCCGCAGCACGCGCACCGGGAAGTGCGATTCAAGGGCCTCCACCGGCGTATTCAGCGAGTTCGTCATATGAGTGTGGATGCCGCTCAAGCCGTCAGCAGAAGGGCGAGCGCCCATGCCGCCCGCAATGGTCTCGTAATAGGCAAAGGGTTCGCCCGTGAGAGGGTCGGTCCCTCCGAATGACAGATTGTTCATGGTACCCGAACTTGCCGCCGGAATCCGATGGGGCAGCGCGCGAGCCATGGCGCGGAGCAGAACGTCCACAATACGCTGGGAGGTCTCAACATTTCCACCCGCTACCGCGGCGGGAGGACGGGCGTTGACCACGCTGCCCGCAGGCGCGACCACTTCAATTGGTTCCAGCAGGCCCGCGCACGCGGGGACCTGCTCGCCCAGCAGGCAGCGAAAAACATAAAAAACCGCCGACGTGGTGATGGTCAAAACAGCATTGATGGCACCACGGCGCTGCGGCGCGGAACCCGTGAAGTCCACGGTAGCGTGGTCGCCGCGAATCTCGACCCGAACTTTCAACCGGACGGGCCGGGCGGAATATCCGTCATCGTCCAGAAAGTCTTCGGCGGCGTAGACGCCATCGGGAATCTGGCTGAGGGCGTTCCGCATCAGGCGGGCCGAGTATCGCTGTAGGGCGGCGAGGTAGAAATTAATTTTGCGGGCGCCATATTTATGGGCCAGTTCCAGGAGCCGCTGTTCTCCCAGCTTGCAGGCGGCGATTTGTGCAGTTAAATCGCCCTGGCGCTCTGTTGGAGTGCGCACGTTGGCAAGAAGGATGGCCAGAACATCCCTCTGGAGTGTTCCGCCACGCGTCAGAAGCACCGGAGGGATTCGCAATCCCTCTTGATAGATTTCCTCGCTCAATCCCATTGAGGCAGGCTGCGCTCCTCCCACGTCGGAGTGATGGGCCCGATTTGCGACATAGAAAATCGGGGTTGCCTTCGCCTGACCTGCGGCGAAAACCGGCATCACGCATGTAAGGTCGGGAAGATGAGTGCCTCCGGCAAAAGGATCATTGAGCACGGCAATGTCACCGCGGGAGAGGGGTAGGCTCTCGATGGCCGCGGCCACGGACCTGGGCATGGAGCCCAGATGGACGGGCATGTGGTCTCCCATAGCCACGACGTCGCCGCGGCCGTCAAACACCGCGCAGGAATAGTCACGGCGCTCTTTGATATTGGGAGAAAAAGCCGAACGGCGTAAGGCAGCGCCCATCTCTTCCGCCACGGAGTGGAAGAGGTTCTTAAAGATTTCGAGTTCTGCCGGATCAGCTCGCATTATGAGTGAGCACCAGGTTCAGATCGCGATCCACGCTGCACCTACAGCCGGGTGGTACAACAGTGGTGGAACTGTATTCCGCCACCACAGCGGGACCCTCGAATCGCATGCCGGCCTGAAACCGACCCCGTTCATAGAGTGGAGTTCGGTGAAAGCGATTGCCGAACCAGACATTCTTTTCCTTCAGCAATGCATTGTCAACGGGCTGGTTCGGTCTCCGACTGGCACGCCTGGGAGCGTGATGGCCGGCGAATGGGAGTGTTAACCGCAAGCGCAGGTTGACAACCTCCAGCGGCTTGTGACCGTGAGTGTATCCATACGTCTTCTCGTGCAGTCTTTTGAAATCGGCCGGAAAGCGTCGAGAGAAGGGGACCATCAGCTCATACGACTGGCCAGCATAGCGTACCTCAAGGTACTTCTCGATTTGTATTCTACCGGGTGGAAAATGGTCGCGCCGGATTTCCTTGCGGGCCGCTCGCTCGAGCTGCTGGAAGCGCTGCGCAACGTTGTTGCAAAACGACCGCAATGCACTCGAACGTCCCCGCGCAATCTCGATTGGGACTGGCATCAGAAGTGACTGCGAAACGTCTTTAACAGCGTCTGACAGCAGAATACCGAGGGCCGAAAACGTCCCCGGATTCTGGGGAATAATGACCCTGGCCACTCCGAGCGAACGGGCAAGGTCCGCGGCCTGCAATCCGCCGGCCCCGCCGAAAGCGATCAGCGAGAAGTCGCGTGGATCATGGCCGCGCTCGACAGAAATGACCCGAAGGACCCGCTCCATGCTGGCGTTGGCCACAGCAATAATCCCGCGGGCAAGCTCACGCGGGCTTTTGAGGATTCTCGCTGCAGACGGGGACTTCCTGTTTTCTTCACGGATGAATCTCTCAAATGCTTCCTCGGTCGCCCGCCGGTCCAGGCGGAAAGTGCCACCAAGGAAATTGTCTGGATCGATCCTTCCAAGAATGAGATTCGCGTCCGTGACGGTCGGCCGGTGCCCGCCGCGCCCGTAGCAGACCGGCCCGGGCATAGCTCCAGCGCTTTCGGGACCCACTCGCAGCGCGCCGCCGGCATCAATGCGGGCCAACGATCCGCCGCCCGCTCCTACCGAATGAACATCAATCACCGGGACCGCTACCGGAAGCCCAGCCAGCGTCGTTTCCTTGGTGATGCGGGCGCGGCCCTCAAACAGGCAGACGTCGGTTGAAGTCCCGCCCATATCGAAGCTGATCGCCTGGCGAATTCCAAAGGATTTCGCGAGCCGGACCGCAGCGGCAACACCACCGGCAGGTCCCGACAAAATCGTTCGGACCGGCTCTCGCGCAGCGTGGCGTGCTGTCGTGATGCCACCGTTTGATTCCATCACAAAAACACGGACGCCCGCGCGCCCGCCGGCCGGTCCGCTTGTTTTGGATTTTAAAGCAAACTTCTTAACGGCCTTGCTTTCCAGTCGCGCCAGATAGGACCCGGTCCTGGGCATCAGGTACGCGTTGATCGCGGTCGTTGAGAGCCGCTCGTATTCGCGGAATTCCGGCAGGATTCGATGAGAGATCGAGAGTGGAAGATTGAGCTGGCGAAGCGCGCGAACAACCAGCATCTCGTTTGCAGGGTTTGAATATGAAAATAGCAGGCAAACGGCGATGGATTCGGCGCCCGAACGCAGTATTCTGTTCCGGAGCCTGCGCAGATCAGGCATGGAGGGTCTCGCCAGAACGCTGCCGTCAGGTGCAATGCGCTCCCGCAGGCCGAAACGCTTTTGGCGCGGGACCAGCGGAGGATCGCGGCGTACGTCGAAGTCATAAAGGCGGGAGCGTGCCTGGCGTCCGATCTCAATCAGATCCTCAAATCCGTTGGTGGTGACCAGCGCCACCCGCGCTCCGCGCCGTTCGAGCAGACAGTTTGTTCCGACCGTTGTCCCGTGGATGATATCGAGGGATGTGGAAGGCGTGTCTGCGATCAGGCGGCTGGCACCGTCCACAATTGCCAGGCTGGCATCGTCCCGTGATGCGGAAGAGCCAGAAAAGACTTTGACGACTCTGACACCGCGGACATCTGCGACAACGCAGTCTGTGAACGTTCCCCCTGTATCAACGCCAACGTGCATGAGCGTCCTTATTCGTCCACAGCGGATCCGGCGAGCGGCTACGAAAGCGCAAGCTCACCCGCAGTGAGCGGGCCGAATCAAACCGAAAGCTTATCAGAAAAATGCCAAGTCCCGGCAGGTGGAAGTGGCCGCCCTCCCGGTTGGTGCGTCCGTCGATCATCCTCGGGCTGCCGGCCGAAGTTGCCCGCCAAAGGGGCAGGTGTTCTAAGACGCGGTCGAACTCAGGGGAAACGTTGCGTGGGCGTTCAGAGAAGCGCCGTCGCGATGGCCCGCGGCCAGCTTGTAGTATCCAGCGGCGGCAATCATTGCGGCGTTGTCGGTGGAAAGACCTGGAGAAGGGAAAAATACGTTGAATCCGCGCCGGACCCCGACCTGTGCAAAGCGTTCCCGGAGCAGAGAATTGCAAGCAACACCTCCGGATACGAAGATGGTATGAATTCCGGCGACGGTTGCAGCGACAACGCTACGCTCGATCAGATCGCTCACCACAGCCTCCTGGAAGCTCGCCACGAGGTCGAGTGTGTCTTGTGAACAGTGGGCGCGTACCTCATCGGGCGTTGCGGCATCGGGTAATGCGTCACGCCAGCCGCGGCGTTCTTCTGCCTCCCGCGTGAGTGGAGTTCCGCGCACGCGATAGAGAACAGCCGTCTTGATCCCCGAAAAACTGAAATCGAGCTGGTTACCCTTCATCCGGACTCGGCCAAATTCAGACGCGC
This region of Terriglobia bacterium genomic DNA includes:
- a CDS encoding hydantoinase/oxoprolinase family protein, producing MHVGVDTGGTFTDCVVADVRGVRVVKVFSGSSASRDDASLAIVDGASRLIADTPSTSLDIIHGTTVGTNCLLERRGARVALVTTNGFEDLIEIGRQARSRLYDFDVRRDPPLVPRQKRFGLRERIAPDGSVLARPSMPDLRRLRNRILRSGAESIAVCLLFSYSNPANEMLVVRALRQLNLPLSISHRILPEFREYERLSTTAINAYLMPRTGSYLARLESKAVKKFALKSKTSGPAGGRAGVRVFVMESNGGITTARHAAREPVRTILSGPAGGVAAAVRLAKSFGIRQAISFDMGGTSTDVCLFEGRARITKETTLAGLPVAVPVIDVHSVGAGGGSLARIDAGGALRVGPESAGAMPGPVCYGRGGHRPTVTDANLILGRIDPDNFLGGTFRLDRRATEEAFERFIREENRKSPSAARILKSPRELARGIIAVANASMERVLRVISVERGHDPRDFSLIAFGGAGGLQAADLARSLGVARVIIPQNPGTFSALGILLSDAVKDVSQSLLMPVPIEIARGRSSALRSFCNNVAQRFQQLERAARKEIRRDHFPPGRIQIEKYLEVRYAGQSYELMVPFSRRFPADFKRLHEKTYGYTHGHKPLEVVNLRLRLTLPFAGHHAPRRASRRPNQPVDNALLKEKNVWFGNRFHRTPLYERGRFQAGMRFEGPAVVAEYSSTTVVPPGCRCSVDRDLNLVLTHNAS
- a CDS encoding isoaspartyl peptidase/L-asparaginase; its protein translation is MDNVNRRDFMKSIAAAGALAGVPAQAAEPDSGEPVFLATWKHGLPAVNRAAEVFHQGGSLLDAIEKGINIPEEDPEVTSVGYGGLPNAEGIVELDAGIMDGTRHRAGAVCGLRGVKTPISVARLVLEKTSHTTIGGIGLQEFARNMGYHPEQLLTPNSLKAWMEWKADPHHQTFWLNPEHHDTIGVVATDGKGHLVAGCSTSGLAWKIPGRVADSPLVGCGYYADDRAGGASATGDGDLMSNYCTSVSIVQMMGRGASPQEACEDLLRDMVKAESRNKEAACAVIAMNTRGEVGAASMNAQFHLQYALWKSGQGQMLESKDVF
- a CDS encoding hydantoinase B/oxoprolinase family protein — encoded protein: MRADPAELEIFKNLFHSVAEEMGAALRRSAFSPNIKERRDYSCAVFDGRGDVVAMGDHMPVHLGSMPRSVAAAIESLPLSRGDIAVLNDPFAGGTHLPDLTCVMPVFAAGQAKATPIFYVANRAHHSDVGGAQPASMGLSEEIYQEGLRIPPVLLTRGGTLQRDVLAILLANVRTPTERQGDLTAQIAACKLGEQRLLELAHKYGARKINFYLAALQRYSARLMRNALSQIPDGVYAAEDFLDDDGYSARPVRLKVRVEIRGDHATVDFTGSAPQRRGAINAVLTITTSAVFYVFRCLLGEQVPACAGLLEPIEVVAPAGSVVNARPPAAVAGGNVETSQRIVDVLLRAMARALPHRIPAASSGTMNNLSFGGTDPLTGEPFAYYETIAGGMGARPSADGLSGIHTHMTNSLNTPVEALESHFPVRVLRTSLRHGSGGHGKFYGGDGIIREIEFLTEVRCSILSDRRRFPPYGLAGGQPGKPGKNTLAAKGTTRRLPSKTVITAPPGSVLKIETPGGGGWGKFSAGKVRNNGSRNS
- a CDS encoding CPBP family intramembrane glutamic endopeptidase: MSVRLGSRERTIILVAIVVAAISLVIGIKYFSLAFPEASLTLRVNRADSLTIAQDFLSSRGISTGGYRHAAIFTYDDDSKTYLERTQGLAAMNRLTRGPIHLWRWSHRWFKPQQKEEFRVDVDTQGHVVGFDHEIGDAAPGASLSSGEARQIAQQFLQTTMHRDLSGLEFLDIQSEKRPARADYSFTWKQKNVELGSGSYRIEVEVDGDQVAGYTEFVKIPDQYLRDYQGLRSRNTSAQVVDQVFWILLSLAMLVILVNRLRDRDVPLRMAAGFGMVGTVLYFLEQLNSFSLSQFGYSTTDSYSSFMAGYFRDAILSALGVGALIFLLVASAEPVYRERLGGLASVRRTLTWRGLRSRSFFIANVVGIAMTFFFFAYQTVFYLAADKLGAWAPADIPFSNLLNTRIPWAAVLLMGFLPAVSEELQFRAFGIPFLAKIFRSRAAGLILAAFIWGFLHSAYPNQPFFIRGIEVGVAGIIVGVIMLRFGIFATLIWHYSVDALYTAFLLLRSPNNYLRVSGGLTAGIMLIPLMVALIAYLRSGTFSDESGLSNESVGIRRAPKGELVEETEGSVSYQPFKRPRILAAGLLFVVLVGAAFIPAYRFGRDITLHFARSAAKHSATAYLAGKGTKVEEYHQAAWLVENVDPLTLRYFLEHLSVKDSEQLYRRSTRLVLWDVRFFKPMQKEEYEVFVDPADNRVFGDRHSLDENAPGATPSPDAARSLAENFLRQKGYRLSDFELQNSESKKREAREDYTLTWQVKPDNPLNVGEAHFRIAVDLAGDQVVGTSRYFKLPEEWIRQREASRLGNSILLGLESLLGVALFALVIMFFVNQVRAGKIPWRRSLWVGLALAGLTVIGELNAIPLMYEQYRTSISLSNFWITVAVGLAVSPLLMGLVIWLAVALATSFYPASWSIFRGAARRVWRRDAVIALALSLAAAVGVSRANTLISDRFHAFAPVSFGLFAGRMDVSLPVISVVLHAIIYTVLGAALAGILIYLARSGWSRRAWWIWPVALLVLVSLGPSGAHSLREYVAGWAMAFIPLLGAVAIAGWFCRMNILAYIAAIFCIQVAAPLVQLLSQPSLFFRWNGVAGLVVSLLVLAWMLAVGSRATQPEKLTAG